A region of Periophthalmus magnuspinnatus isolate fPerMag1 chromosome 13, fPerMag1.2.pri, whole genome shotgun sequence DNA encodes the following proteins:
- the dixdc1a gene encoding dixin-A — protein sequence MGAKQMKCLSSASPAHSPKEEYVITQTMDGSKDETANDISEVQGECHEDQSEVTEKKSAAEEVLLCGLCPSLGQEGQEGGQEGDRSWVEQLDAHQEQLEKEMHEARRMVFRLQALLLHGSLPEEDQEGTTSYGDSRANTEQQLVLIRSRLDQSVEEALDLKRELLRHKQEVRHVQAIKDALQQRLAVQEDTVLQLKQELLRCTMAKDQLEGENAELKHKLSERSKLLSEYEQVGRRERLMQPQKPDEAPYKAHEVNLGRGEELQLVREALRSLRDSFSGHDPQHHTLDTLEQGVASLMDRLHSLDTQLRQDRGEDFKSPGRRANSTDRDSWPQGSKMAHSQSSPGLDTAVSTKVLYFTDRSLTPFLINIPKRLGEVTLRDFKAAVDRQGSFRYHFKALDPEFGTVKEEVFQDGAVVPGWEGKIVAWVEEDHGERR from the exons ATGGGGGCCAAACAGATGAAATG CCTCTCCTCAGCCAGCCCTGCGCACTCTCCCAAAGAGGAGTATGTTATCACCCAAACCATGGATGGATCGAAAGACGAAACGGCCAATGATATCTCTGAGGTCCAAGGGGAATGTCACGAGGACCAATCAGAAGTGACAGAGAAGAAGTCGGCTGCAG aggAGGTGCTGCTTTGTGGCTTGTGCCCATCCCTGGGgcaggaggggcaggaggggggACAGGAGGGGGACAGATCCTGGGTGGAGCAGCTGGATGCCCACCAGGAGCAGCTGGAGAAGGAGATGCATGAGGCGCGGAGGATGGTGTTCCGCCTTCAG GCTCTACTGCTTCACGGCTCTCTCCCTGAAGAGGACCAGGAGGGAACCACAAGCTACGGAGATAGCCGAGCCAACACTGAACAGCAACTG GTTTTAATTCGGAGCCGTTTGGACCAAAGTGTGGAAGAGGCCCTTGATCTTAAG AGGGAGCTTCTTagacacaaacaggaagtgcgccacgTTCAGGCCATCAAG GATGCTCTGCAGCAGCGCCTGGCAGTGCAGGAGGACACAGTGTTGCAGCTCAAGCAAGAGCTGCTCAGGTGCACCATGGCCAAAGATCAGCTGGAAGGGGAAAAT GCAGAGCTCAAACACAAATTGAGTGAACGGAGCAAATTACTGAGCGAATATGAG CAGGTCGGGAGGAGGGAGCGATTAATGCAGCCACAGAAGCCTGATGAAGCCCCATATAAAGCACATGAAGTCAACCTTGGACGG GGGGAGGAGTTGCAACTCGTGAGAGAAGCTCTGCGCAGTTTGCGGGACAGTTTCTCTGGTCATGACCCGCAGCATCACACGTTGGACACTTTGGAGCAGGGCGTGGCCAGTCTCATGGACCGCTTACACTCCCTGGACACCCAGCTTAGACAGGACAGAGGG GAGGATTTCAAATCTCCAGGACGCAGAGCCAATTCCACAGACCGTGACTCCTGGCCACAAGGCTCAA AAATGGCACACTCCCAAAGCAGCCCGGGGTTGGACACAGCTGTCTCCACCAAAGTGCTCTACTTCACTGATCGCTCGCTCACCCCCTTTCTGATTAACATCCCGAAAAG GCTGGGTGAAGTGACACTGAGGGACTTCAAGGCCGCTGTGGACCGACAAGGCAGTTTCAGATACCACTTCAAAGCCCTTGACCCAGAGTTTGGCACCGTCAAAGAAGAG GTTTTTCAAGATGGAGCAGTTGTGCCCGGCTGGGAGGGGAAGATTGTGGCGTGGGTTGAAGAAGACcatggagagaggaggtag